The Hornefia porci genome contains the following window.
TGATACCTAATTTTCAACCTGTATAAAATTATCAATGTTCTTCATTTTCGCCTTGACTTTTTATTTGCAGGCTTTATAGACATATTGTATCACGATACGTCTATATTCACAACCTTCTCTTATAATAATTTTAAACAACATCTCAATGAACTGATTACCCATTCTGTATGGGTATAGCGGGCACTTCTCAACAGTACATAACTTGATCTCTTTAGTCATGCCGCCACTGCACTCGATGCAGTATGCCCGAATTGCCTTAATAGGCGTTAGCACTTTCATTGTCATCACCTCCGTTTCTGAGCATAAGAAAAATCGGATCATACTCAGTGTGTATTAAATAATACTTTCCCAAAATGCCGGACTATAGGTTAAGCCTGTAATCCAGCCAAATATACCGTGTTACGCCTCAAAGCAAGGCACCAGTTGACAAGCAACCCTGGAAAACAGCTCCTTTTGGCGGCGCAGCACCCCAGAATCTGCGAAAGATTCTTGTAAAAAAGTGCATAAAGCACTACCATATATAGTCCAGATATGATATAATAGGACTATATAAAGGAGTTGATTTTTATGCCAGTACCAGCTGAAATCAGAGCGGTCCCCCGGCCAGTCAATACCGTTGTAGATGACAACGGTGGGGATGGCCCCAAACGCTATGCTGTCCGGCAGCGAGGATCCTCGAAATACGTTCCCGGCGGCAACCCGCAGCCAAAAAACGGCAAGGTTATCGGTCACATTATTGACTACAAGTTTGTTCCTCTCCCCGAAAAGGATCCGGGTGCAGACTTGCCGGACATGTTGTCCTACGGAGCATCTGCTCTGGTCAAGTCTGTGACTGCAGACCTTAAGGAGGATCTGCTTGCGGTATACGACGCATCCGATGTCTATGCAATGATGTCTCTGGCTACCCTCCGGGTTATCAAGCCAGCCATTACAGCGGATCGAGCGCGGACGCATTACCTCAGGACGTTCGTATGCAAAGATTATCCCGGTGCAGCCATGTCCAGGAATTCCATCGGCAGTCTGCTTCAGCGGATCGGGATGAACGGATCCAGACGAAGACAGTTCTACCAGTTGCGAATGAAGGCAACGGCTGCCGACCATCACATTGCCATCGACGGGATGCTGAAGCAGGACAACAGCAAGGTCAATGACCTGTCTGCGTACTCCCGCAAGGCAAAAGTGCGCGGCATCTGCGAGGTATCCGTCCTGTATGCCTACGACATTGAACGGATGGAGCCGGTGTGCGCTGAGGTCTTCCCCGGCAACAGCATCGATGCTAGCAGTTATCCGGCGTTCATCCGTGACAATGACATCCGCAAAGGGATCATTGTCGCTGACAAGGGATTCCCACCAAGCAAGATCAAGGAGGAACTACAGGAACGTCCGGATCTGCACTTCCTCACACCGATCAAGCGCAATGACACACGTATATCGAGCAATGACATGCTCGCTTTCGAAGGCGTGCTGTCCGGCATCGATGCCCATGTGGTCTACAAGAAGAAGCAGATCAAGGGTGGCCGATACCTGTATGCCTTCAAGGATGCCAGGAAGGCATCCGCCGAAGAAGCCTCGTATCTGGCGAATGCTCAGAAGAAAGGAACCTTCTCTCCTGAGAAATATGCTAGGAAGCAGGCAACTTTCGGAGTGATCGTTCTTGAATCCGATCAGGATCTGGAACCAAAAGCCGCATACCTCTGTTACGAAGACCGCTGGCTTTTGGAGATGGTCTTCAATCGGTACAAGAGCGATGAATGCCTGGACCACACCGATGTTCAGGGAGACTTCTCCGTCATCGGCAGCGAATTCATCAATTTCATATCAACGGTTGCCACCTGTCGGATTATCCGCAAGGCCCAGAACGCAGGATTACTCGAGAAGATATCCTACGGCGAGCTGATGGATGACCTGGCATCTGCCTGGCGAAAGGCAGATGCTCCGGAGGAGCCGGCGACTGATGATGGCTATTGGGTTCACACGTTGCAACTCGTATTCGATGAGCTTGAAGCACTCGGTCTGGCAAGGCCTGTGCCGAAACCGGCACCGAAGAAGCGTGGGCGTAAACCCAAGCCCAAGGATGAAACCGAGCCGAAGCCTAAGCGCAAGCGCGGTCGTCCCCGGAAGGATTCAACCCCGTCTGCCGGTACTGTATAGTCCGGCAGATTGGGAATGTATTATTTTAACTAAAGCTGTATTTATTTGCATAATATTTACTTCGACTGCTTTCTCAATGCCTCTATTGCACTTTCAATATCTACTGTAGTTGATTCTTTTGACCATTCATCCCAAAACTCAATAGTTGCGCTCCGAGGTTTCATATTAGGTGGAGCAATGCGTATTCTGCTCGGAAGCAGGCTTGCATCACCAACAACTAGGGCTTCTCCTATATCTAAAATAGGCAACATTTCCGCATAGTCACCTAAACTATCTGGTAAGAGACGTTTTACAACGGACTGATCATCTACATTTGTCAGTCTCATAGCAATAAAATTATTACTTTGACTAAGCACAGTTCTATTCACTTCGGAAGGTCGCTGAGATATTACAACCAAGCCAATCCCATATTTTCTTCCTTCTTTCGATATACGTTCAAATGTTACCAAACTTGCATCGTCAATACTCTTTTCAGTATTTGCGGGAATATACAGATGTGCTTCATCGCAAAAAATCGCAATTGGATGTCTACGATCAGCAGTCGTCCATTGTTGCACAGAGAATATTACGCGAGCTATAAGAGATACAATCAGTGGAAGAATATCAGAGGGAACTTCTGAAAAATCAATAATTTTTACCCCCTTCTTCCCAGAATCAGAAGGTAACATTAACTCACTACATAGTTCACTCATATAATCATAGCTAAGTAAAGAATCCTCGGATGAAAACATAAAATTTAATCGCTTATCTCTCTGTTTGCTTTCCAAACGTTGAATAAATCGAGTTAATTTACCAAAGTATGGACCTTGCTTTTCACCTCTGGAACCAGAAACCATTTCAGTGTCTTTGGATTTCAAAAAAGCAAGTAAGTTGTCAAGGCTATATGGAATAGGGCTATCCAATGTAATATTGGCTTCCATTTCGGTTTTCCCTGCATTTCTTAGGAATTCTTTTTTACCATCAATTACAGCACTGCTAAACATCATTGCCTGATTTGGAGCATTATTATCACTTCGATCAAGCATAAGAGACAGCATTTCCTCATAGGTCAGAAGCCAATACGGAAGAAATAGCATTCCTTCCTGAATATCGTCATTAGGACCTGCTACTTTAAAGTGTGTAAAATTATCACCCTGTAATGGCGAATATTCCCCATGAATATCGAACAGTATCGCGTCCGCAGATTTGAGAGCCGCAACTTGCTCAAGAATTTTGGCAACACACCATGATTTTCCAGAACCTGTGCTACCAACAATTACGGCATGCCTTTGAAATAATTTATTTCCATTTAGCCATGCCGTAGCATCTTCGTCAATCGAATAGTTGCCAATTTGCAGGCTAACAACATCTTCTCCAGCTGGAATAGAGGATATTGCTTGCATAAATTGTTTTAGCCTATCTCCATGGATAAGATGGCATTCTGCATTTATCGTTGGAATAGTTGCCAAAGAACGGCGAAATACGTTTTCTTTTCCAGCAGATCTATCAAAGTGTGTTCCTATAAGAATAACTTTAATGATATTATACCCAAGTTCAGGAACAATGTCTGCTGTTGGATCACTATATGCTGATTTGCGGATAATTTTCGATACTAACCCAATCAAATGCTGACCTATTTTGGAACTTTGGATAGAGATCAAATGGTTGACTTGCAGACCGCGCAATTTATCATCGTTTTCCACCTTAACAACAACTGTAGATGTATCTACACTTTCGACAGTACCCAACAATTCTTCAGGCGCATATTCAAATATACTCATTCTATCCCTCCTTACCAAATTTTCAAGAAATTATCTAAAAGCCAATATTGACCGTCATACATTTCTTCCCATCCGTTACCATATACTTTAGTATGCGTATCATCTGCATACTCAAATACCAGAAATTTCTTGATACCTGCATCGACAATATGTTTCCTACAAGCTGAAGTCATAGTTCTTGTAAGAACAACTATTGGCTTTCCCTTAGAAATTTGTGCTAAAAGTTTCGGCTGAATATGTTCATCATTAAATCCATATCCAATACACAAGTACGCACCTGATTGAACGAATGCATTATCTGCTTCTGCAATAACTGTCCTATACGGTTCGTCGTGCGTCGCACTATACTTTTCCTTTCCAGGAGGAATAATAAGTGGTTGTAAAGCACTTGGTATGTTACGTGTCAAAGGAAACGATGCAACGGTTCCATCGGAAGCTATAAACCAATCCAATGAGCCATGTACTTTCCAAATATCAACAACGCGTTCACGGGCACGAGTTCGACGTGTTTTCAACTGCAAATTAGGCAGTTCTAATTTTTTAATCAAGCATCCCTCAAAACCTGTTACCGTGGTTGCCCCGACTTGATCTGCAGAATATTCAGCTAAACGGTCATAATTGGTTGTAACAATTACCGCTTTATTCGGAGTTGGCGCAAGTATCTTGTGGAGAAGTTCCGCCAATGCTTCAGGAGGAGTTGTTGGATTACTATCAAAATATGCTAAATCTCTTTCGTTTACTGTCTTCCAAACAATACGACGTATTTCGTTTAATGTTTGGGGCAATAACTCAACCGAATCTATCGCTTCCTCAAGCCCCAAACCATCCATAGCTGTGCAGAAAACACTAAAATTCGGATCGGAAATAATGCTATCGGACTTTTTTATTTCTTCAGCAAGAATTTTCATGGATGGTAATCCATATGACATAGAAGCACCCGAACCCAAAACAATCAAAGGATTGTTCTCCAAATATCCTTGCAATACACCTATGCATTCAGTCCAATTCATTTAGCATAACTCCCTTCTTTAGTAATAGATTTACATTGTATCTTAATTTTAAAAATGGAATTTAATAAAATCCATTATATCCACTGAACCCCAGCATATAAACAGCCATTGCTATTGACAAGTCTTCCGTATCTCCGTCTAAATGCTGCGCCCAGTCTCTCAGTTCAGCCACTACCGTATCATTAGGAACTCGTACATCTTCCATTTCACTTACAACTTTTTCAATGACTTCAGGAAGAACCATACACATCTGATAGAAAGCATCTTCTTCCTCATATTGTCAAATACAAATTGTGTATTTCTCAACGGTTTCTTGTTGTAGTTGATCATAATCCTCATCGAGATGAGCCGATGGTTATGGGCATCTTCTGCATCTTCTGCATTTTCTGCTGGATTAGAGGTTTTTCGGGTACGCTAAGCGATACGTCTTGTATCTCTTTTGTTGGCCGTGCGTATCCCCTTTCCTCTATGGCGGCGAACCTCCTATGTCCACCAGGGTCTTGCCCTCACTTCCTTCGTCCCGCCTGTCCATAACCGGGGTGTCAGATCAGCTCCCCTTCAGGGTCTTGCCCCATGGTAAATATTCCTTCTGACTACTGGCTCATTTTCTTGTTGATTGCTGTTTTTTCCTGAACTGCCGGCACCTTGCGGCGGACGTTGCCCGGCATCGGAAATTCTTTTTTCTGATCGATCTGTCAATCGAACGGATTATCATCCGGCGTCTGCACCTGCGGACGCCGGATGTCCATCCTCATTTTCTCGGCACTGTATTCGTCTCCTTTCGTCAACAGTGCGTAGAATATGCGGATCAGTTTGCATCCGACCGCAATGAGTGACTGCATCTTCCGAAGCGGATTAACTTCCCGCGTCGTATAGTACCGGTGCAGTTCCCGGAATTCCGGGTTTTTCGATACCAGCGACATCGATACCTCGAACAGCAGATATCTCAGCCTCTTTCGGCCTCTTCTGCTGATCCTCGTCCGGCCTTTGTGCTTTCCCGAACTATTCTCCACGATTGCCAATCCTGCATATTTCTGTAGCTGCTTCGGATTTGTGAAACGCCTCACATCTCCGACCTCCGCCAGAAATCCGGACACGGTCTTTTTCCCGACGCCCTTGATTTCCAGAAGCATCCGGATTTCAATCCTTGCGGCTTTTCCTCCATTCCGGATTCCGATGCTCTGCTTTGCGGCTTCTACCAGGCTCTCAGCCCGCTTCCTTCCATTGCTGCCTCTCAGCTTCGCCTTTCTCCAGATCCGATTGACTCCTTCTGCTCCCAGTACTATGATGTCTTCCGGAAGCGGTGCTTCCTTCAGTATCATCAGCCCGTCTTTTGCGTCCGGCTTGTTATACACTCTCCGATATTCCGGAAAGTAGATACTGATCCACCTTGCCAGACGATTCTTTACGCTCGTCAGTTCCGATTCGATACGGAACCGGAGATTCGATGCCGTCCGCAGTTCGGCGTACACTCCTTCCGGAATATACGGCTCACTGTACCGTCCGTCTTTGACCAGTCCCGCAATGACCTTCGGATCCTTGCGATCGTTTTTACTCTGACTGTTATCGTCGAGCTCTTTTGATTTTTTTACATGTTGTGGATTGACCAGTACCGGACGAATCCCGTTATCCTTTAAGAATACTCCGAGACAGAACCAGTAATGTCCGGTCGGCTCCATTCCGGCAATGATATTCTCTTTGCCTTGTTGATCTTTTATCGCCTGCATCCATGTCAGTAATTCACAGAAACCACTTTCCGTATTGCTGAAGCGCAGCGGTTTCTTTGAATATTCGAAGCCCCGATGATCAAACGCCCGGGCATAATGGAACTCGCTTCCGACATCGATGCCGATGACCACTGTTGTAGTTTTTACTTGTTCAATCTTCCGATTTTGTGTAGAATTCATTGTAGATACCTCTCTGTTCAATCTGGATTTGCTTTGGTTCAGCAATCTAATTGTACTCTGAGGTATTTACTTTTCAATCTACATTTAAATCATACAGGAAGCTCCTCTTACTTAAATATTTCATTCACAACAGCGTTTTCTAAATCATCAATGCTGTAGATGTGCTCCATAGAATCAAAAGTCTCTCTCAAATTTCCTCTTGCACTCTTCCATCCAAGTCCATCTGTAAACCAAACAAATTCGAATCCGTCTACAGTATGTGCTTCCTGTGCAAGCATTTTATAGCTACGAGCAGTTTCATTAAGTTTTGAACCTCCACTCGCATAGAAGTTAGTTTCTATAGCATATATCATGTTTTCAGTTTATTTTAAACTCTAATACGATTTTTAACTATCTTTTCAAAACTTCTTATATGCCGGTATAGCCTGTCTTTACAGGCATTTCCGGCATTTTGTATATCGGGAGATACTCACATATTTTCTTAAATCCGCTTGTGTTTTCGCTTTGAAAGGTAGTAAAGAAGTAGTAAAACCTCTCTTTTCCTTTAAGCTGCCAGTCTGAAAAATTCCGCCTGTGCGCTGTCAAAGGTGGCGTGTGCGTAATAGTTCAGGGTCATCGTTATGTTGGCGTGTCCCATAAGATACTGTAAGGCTTTCGGATTCATTCCCGCATTTGCCATATTGGTACAGAATGTGTGCCGCAAGGTATGGGGAGTTGTTACCGCCGGCAAAGCTTCCTTATGGTTTTGGTTGTACTTTTCTACAAGTTTGCGAAACATAATATCATAGTTAATGTAGTTTTGAGGTGTTCCGTTTCTTGTAAGAAAGAGGAAGCCTATATAACCGTCAACAGTAAAATCACTGCTTTTCCTGTTTTTAAGCACTCTCTGTAAGGCTTCAAGGACGCGGTCGCTCATTGGAATTTTGCGAATGCCGTTGTCCGTTTTCGGTGTTTCAATGCGGTAGGAGTTTTTACCGGAATATTGAAGCTGATGATCCACATTGATAGTACGATTCTCAAAGTCAATATCTCTGTACGTTAGTCCACGCAACTCGGAGATACGAAGCCCTGTACCAAGCAGAATGATAAGTTCGTCATAATACTTGTAATAGACCTTATCGCTTTTCACAAAGGAAAGCAGGCTTTCTTCCTGCATGGGCGAAAGAGGAATTTTCGGTTCAGTGTCATCCTCAATGACTGTATTGATAGGAAAGTCAAAGGGATTTTTCCTGATACAGTCATCCTGAATGGCGGTGTAGAAAGCTGCCTTTAGAGAACGCTTATAGTTGCTGACCGTAATAAAAGAATAGCCTTTTTCTTTCATTCGTAAAGCCCATTCCTTTGCATCAGACATTTTTACATTCTCAATGCTGCAGGCTCCAATCGTATCTTCCTCAAGTATTCTCATAAGCTGCTTTCGTCCTTGCTTTGTGCTGTGCCTTACATTTGCACGATTTCGTATGTGCTTTTCATAAAGCTGGCATACGGTCATTTTCTTTCCTACAGGATCAATCCTGTCATCAAGGTCTTTTTGTATCTCCTTGATTTTTTCACGCAGGGATTTATCCTCACGCTTGCCTTTCGGTGTCTTATCCGTAGGAACTAATTTCCATGCGTACACAAACTGCGGCTTTCCAAAAGTATCTGTATATTTGTAAGCATATCTCCCGTCTTTTCTCTGGCTCTCACCTGACCGCAAAACTCGGTTTTTGCTGTCCCGTCTTTTTTCTGACATTTTATGCTCCTTTCCAAGACGGAAAGAGCCTTGATATGCTATATCTATTATACCATCATCAAGACCCGATCTCCATTAGATTGTGTCAACCGTATCGATCATTTTTTCAAACTGCTTGCGCTTGATTTGAATACGGTTGCCGTTTAATATCACCCAATTTGCAGTAGGGTTTTCTTCCGCTAACTTTCGCAGCTTATTTTCTCCGATACGAAAATACTTTGCCGCTTCTTCTATGGTAAGGGTATATTTCTCCCAAATAGGCACATCCATTTGATTCATCTCATCGCCCCCTTTCTCAAAATAGGTATCATAAAAGTTCTGATATTTATATTTTTAAGAAAGGCATCACCGGATGGCTGTCAGCTTTAGCCTCACGGGAATTTCACCCCTGCATGGATCTCATCCAGCCCTACCCATTGCCTGCGACGCTTCTAACGCTCGGACTGTGGCTGTAGGGGAGTATCATTATGTATTTTGTGCTGTCATGGCTTGCAAGGTGCTACGCTTGCTTTACGGTAGAATATTTCTCGCTCAACTTCCGGATAGGGAAAGTGTCATGGCGTATTCTTCGCACAGCTAAGGCACAAAAGGAAAGTGTCCGGTTTGCCCTATGATACGCCGCCGTTATCTTGCGGGTATGTTTGTCAAAGAACAGGCGACAGCTTCTTTCTGCCTTGTCTGCGGAAAGGGGAACGCAGGCAGTTACATTCTTAAATCTTAAACATCAGGACAGCCTGCATAAGCTTTGAGTGAAGGCGATCTCGTATATCCTCGTCTATGCCGTAATAAGTATTTCCTCGTTCATCACGGAGCTTTCTCATAGAAAGATGTGCGATATAGCCTGCGTAATGCCGGCAGGCAATATTCATTGCCTGCGGCTCTCCCTTGGTTGCGGCTATGATTATCGGATAAGGCAACAAGCCGCGTTCATCATCGGTTGTTTTACCAGTCGTGGTAGTCATAAGCATGTTCCTCCAAATAGCGTTTCAGCAGCTCAAATGAGCTGGTTCTCCGATACTGCACTGTGCTTCTCGGAATCTGATAGAGTGCTGCTATTTCCGCATCGCTCATATCAAAGAAGTAGTAGAGCAGGATAGCTCTTCTTTTTTCTTCCGGCAAGCTGTGGATTGCGTCAGCGATAAGCTTTGCACTCAATTCTTTTCCGCCTGCGAAAAAGGTCTGTTCCTCTTTATCTTCTGCAAAGAAATCTTCACAGGTATAAAGCTGGTTTTCCTCTTTCGGTGTCAGATCGGAAAAGTTAATTTCGTGTGCCTGCCGCTTCCTAAGTTCCTTATGGGCATTGATACTTTCGTTTTTCAATGTCCGTTTGCAGAAGCCGTTAAATGCACAGCGTATTTGCCATTCGGTTCTTTCAGGTTCATTCATGGTATTCACCTCCTTTCGCAGCCGCGAAAGCGGGTAGAATTTCCCCTTTCGTAAACCCTCAACAACGCAGAGTTGAAAACTGCCAAAGAAAAGCGAATATTTTTGAAAAAAAGTTTTTGCGGACACAAAAAATCCCGGCTGCACAGGGCAGACGGGATCGGACATGAAAAGATAGCTGTATGGATATGATGTAACAGGTTATCCGTAAAGGTACAGAAACCCGGAAATAGAATATATCCCCCTTAACAAGATTTTAAGATAACGAAAAATGAACACGACGATACCTCCTTTGATACCGTCGTGTTTTCATAGGTTATGATTGATTTTAAGACACCGCTTCTTTATTCAAGCAGGATAAAAACGACGGTCATATATAACTTGTATATTGCAACTTTTGCATAAGTAGATTTCTCCTTAATAAAATGAGCCGGCAATTACAGTTTTATAACTGTAAATCACCGGCTCTGTGTCTTTGCATCTGGCTCTTTGATTATTGTGGTTTTCAATTCTTTTATATTTACCAAAGTTTCTAATTTGCACTTAGGACAATAGAGAGGAAAATTTTTTAATTCGGTATCTGCCCTTAGTTTTATTCTTGTTTTATTTTTACAGATAGGGCATAACAGCCATTCTGTTAGTATCATCTTCACCACTTCCTTTTAATTGTAATCAGCATATCTCCACCAAGTTATTGTTGAAATCAGTTCTAAAACACTTACACCAAACAGACTAATTATGCTCCATAAATTAAATATCACTTTTCCCGTAATACCACTTGCAAGTGCAGGAACAGACCACGGAATATATTCACCCAAATTAAGAGCTGAACCAAGTTGA
Protein-coding sequences here:
- a CDS encoding transposase; the protein is MPVPAEIRAVPRPVNTVVDDNGGDGPKRYAVRQRGSSKYVPGGNPQPKNGKVIGHIIDYKFVPLPEKDPGADLPDMLSYGASALVKSVTADLKEDLLAVYDASDVYAMMSLATLRVIKPAITADRARTHYLRTFVCKDYPGAAMSRNSIGSLLQRIGMNGSRRRQFYQLRMKATAADHHIAIDGMLKQDNSKVNDLSAYSRKAKVRGICEVSVLYAYDIERMEPVCAEVFPGNSIDASSYPAFIRDNDIRKGIIVADKGFPPSKIKEELQERPDLHFLTPIKRNDTRISSNDMLAFEGVLSGIDAHVVYKKKQIKGGRYLYAFKDARKASAEEASYLANAQKKGTFSPEKYARKQATFGVIVLESDQDLEPKAAYLCYEDRWLLEMVFNRYKSDECLDHTDVQGDFSVIGSEFINFISTVATCRIIRKAQNAGLLEKISYGELMDDLASAWRKADAPEEPATDDGYWVHTLQLVFDELEALGLARPVPKPAPKKRGRKPKPKDETEPKPKRKRGRPRKDSTPSAGTV
- a CDS encoding ATP-binding protein — its product is MSIFEYAPEELLGTVESVDTSTVVVKVENDDKLRGLQVNHLISIQSSKIGQHLIGLVSKIIRKSAYSDPTADIVPELGYNIIKVILIGTHFDRSAGKENVFRRSLATIPTINAECHLIHGDRLKQFMQAISSIPAGEDVVSLQIGNYSIDEDATAWLNGNKLFQRHAVIVGSTGSGKSWCVAKILEQVAALKSADAILFDIHGEYSPLQGDNFTHFKVAGPNDDIQEGMLFLPYWLLTYEEMLSLMLDRSDNNAPNQAMMFSSAVIDGKKEFLRNAGKTEMEANITLDSPIPYSLDNLLAFLKSKDTEMVSGSRGEKQGPYFGKLTRFIQRLESKQRDKRLNFMFSSEDSLLSYDYMSELCSELMLPSDSGKKGVKIIDFSEVPSDILPLIVSLIARVIFSVQQWTTADRRHPIAIFCDEAHLYIPANTEKSIDDASLVTFERISKEGRKYGIGLVVISQRPSEVNRTVLSQSNNFIAMRLTNVDDQSVVKRLLPDSLGDYAEMLPILDIGEALVVGDASLLPSRIRIAPPNMKPRSATIEFWDEWSKESTTVDIESAIEALRKQSK
- a CDS encoding SIR2 family protein → MNWTECIGVLQGYLENNPLIVLGSGASMSYGLPSMKILAEEIKKSDSIISDPNFSVFCTAMDGLGLEEAIDSVELLPQTLNEIRRIVWKTVNERDLAYFDSNPTTPPEALAELLHKILAPTPNKAVIVTTNYDRLAEYSADQVGATTVTGFEGCLIKKLELPNLQLKTRRTRARERVVDIWKVHGSLDWFIASDGTVASFPLTRNIPSALQPLIIPPGKEKYSATHDEPYRTVIAEADNAFVQSGAYLCIGYGFNDEHIQPKLLAQISKGKPIVVLTRTMTSACRKHIVDAGIKKFLVFEYADDTHTKVYGNGWEEMYDGQYWLLDNFLKIW
- a CDS encoding IS110 family transposase — encoded protein: MNSTQNRKIEQVKTTTVVIGIDVGSEFHYARAFDHRGFEYSKKPLRFSNTESGFCELLTWMQAIKDQQGKENIIAGMEPTGHYWFCLGVFLKDNGIRPVLVNPQHVKKSKELDDNSQSKNDRKDPKVIAGLVKDGRYSEPYIPEGVYAELRTASNLRFRIESELTSVKNRLARWISIYFPEYRRVYNKPDAKDGLMILKEAPLPEDIIVLGAEGVNRIWRKAKLRGSNGRKRAESLVEAAKQSIGIRNGGKAARIEIRMLLEIKGVGKKTVSGFLAEVGDVRRFTNPKQLQKYAGLAIVENSSGKHKGRTRISRRGRKRLRYLLFEVSMSLVSKNPEFRELHRYYTTREVNPLRKMQSLIAVGCKLIRIFYALLTKGDEYSAEKMRMDIRRPQVQTPDDNPFD
- a CDS encoding DpnII family type II restriction endonuclease; amino-acid sequence: MIYAIETNFYASGGSKLNETARSYKMLAQEAHTVDGFEFVWFTDGLGWKSARGNLRETFDSMEHIYSIDDLENAVVNEIFK
- a CDS encoding site-specific integrase: MSEKRRDSKNRVLRSGESQRKDGRYAYKYTDTFGKPQFVYAWKLVPTDKTPKGKREDKSLREKIKEIQKDLDDRIDPVGKKMTVCQLYEKHIRNRANVRHSTKQGRKQLMRILEEDTIGACSIENVKMSDAKEWALRMKEKGYSFITVSNYKRSLKAAFYTAIQDDCIRKNPFDFPINTVIEDDTEPKIPLSPMQEESLLSFVKSDKVYYKYYDELIILLGTGLRISELRGLTYRDIDFENRTINVDHQLQYSGKNSYRIETPKTDNGIRKIPMSDRVLEALQRVLKNRKSSDFTVDGYIGFLFLTRNGTPQNYINYDIMFRKLVEKYNQNHKEALPAVTTPHTLRHTFCTNMANAGMNPKALQYLMGHANITMTLNYYAHATFDSAQAEFFRLAA
- a CDS encoding excisionase: MNQMDVPIWEKYTLTIEEAAKYFRIGENKLRKLAEENPTANWVILNGNRIQIKRKQFEKMIDTVDTI
- a CDS encoding helix-turn-helix domain-containing protein; this encodes MTTTTGKTTDDERGLLPYPIIIAATKGEPQAMNIACRHYAGYIAHLSMRKLRDERGNTYYGIDEDIRDRLHSKLMQAVLMFKI
- a CDS encoding RNA polymerase sigma factor; this translates as MNEPERTEWQIRCAFNGFCKRTLKNESINAHKELRKRQAHEINFSDLTPKEENQLYTCEDFFAEDKEEQTFFAGGKELSAKLIADAIHSLPEEKRRAILLYYFFDMSDAEIAALYQIPRSTVQYRRTSSFELLKRYLEEHAYDYHDW
- a CDS encoding cysteine-rich KTR domain-containing protein, coding for MILTEWLLCPICKNKTRIKLRADTELKNFPLYCPKCKLETLVNIKELKTTIIKEPDAKTQSR